In Eupeodes corollae chromosome 3, idEupCoro1.1, whole genome shotgun sequence, a single genomic region encodes these proteins:
- the LOC129950263 gene encoding D-glucuronyl C5-epimerase B: MSAASIKTKNKPKYSVLAKLRPITNKYKFSSTTAINNKREPLFFFIMRLNLKAALLCLCIAVFVITLSWYMRCSDFRLPHVLVRRWDRGIYDSSSSLSLAVNGQSQDIDCLINQEYTIHCKRENDEVYVPFSFLRSYFEVSGALSTENQITRFNWTHSSAKINYPKGKYDSRGLFMYFENYNVEVRERVKCISAIEGVPISTQWEKRGYFYPTQIAQFALSHYSKNLTEPEPRRKILEDADANQMEWITPKSSNLTRIWHPKFNTSVVQFETTIDYESAISINVDYALDLVLSLDLLLVSNSSSLMVTLQNRETKHTYNLYYIIADLVVSVQEENIYYGLGSSSVHRWRHLTRDLLIDVQKGLLNPDKKAKIRRSELKVASISFLGIGFFDNITLSTYDHLAHFYDAAEWFVNNQDRKTGGWPNPVKRSLLGFQELKSGWLSAMGQGHAISVLARAYWQSGGDKRYLKAATNGLKPYKVLSKDGGVLAQFMEQYNWYEEYPTTPASFVLNGFIYSLLGLYDLNCTAPAGIAREAGKLFNQGMHSLKKMLLLYDTGSGTIYDLRHLSLGVAPNLARWDYHATHVNQLLLLATIDSDPIISTTADRWKSYMFGKRAKHN, translated from the exons CGAGAGccacttttctttttcataatgCGTTTAAATCTAAAAGCGGCTCTTCTCTGTCTATGCATAGCAGTATTTGTAATAACACTCTCCTGGTATATGCGCTGTTCAGATTTTAGACTGCCACACGTTTTAGTTCGTCGTTGGGATCGTGGCATATACGATAGTAGTAGTTCATTGTCATTAGCAGTCAATGGACAAAGTCAAGATATAGACTGTCTTATCAACCAAGAGTACACAATTCATTGTAAACGAGAAAACGACGAAGTCTATGTTCCCTTTTCATTTCTTCGAAGTTATTTTGAAGTCTCTGGAGCATTAAGTACAGAGAATCAAATAACCAGATTTAATTGGACGCATAGTAGTGCGAAAATTAATTACCCTAAGGGTAAATATGATTCAAGGGGattgtttatgtattttgaGAATTACAATGTCGAG GTACGAGAAAGAGTTAAATGCATCAGTGCGATCGAAGGAGTTCCAATTAGCACACAATGGGAGAAACGTGGTTATTTCTATCCAACTCAGATAGCCCAGTTTGCTTTGTCGCATTATAGCAAAAACCTCACAGAACCAGAACCTCGAAGAAAG ATTCTAGAAGACGCTGATGCCAATCAAATGGAATGGATAACTCCCAAGTCAAGCAATCTAACACGAATTTGGCACCCGAAATTCAATACTTCAGTTGTTCAATTTGAAACCACAATCGATTACGAAAGTGCAATCAGTATTAATGTTGACTACGCTCTGGATCTGGTATTGAGTCTGGATCTTTTGTTAGTTAGCAACAGCAGCAGTTTAATGGTCACTCTGCAGAATCGAGAAACTAAGCATACCTACAATTTGTATTATATCATAGCTGATCTGGTGGTGAGTGTTCAGGAGGAGAATATCTATTATGGGCTAGGTAGTTCGTCAGTGCATCGCTGGCGACATCTTACTCGTGATCTTCTCATCGATGTTCAAAAGGGTCTGCTTAATCCCGATAAAAAAGCCAAAATTCGCCGAAGTGAACTTAAAGTGGCTTCGATTTCATTTCTGGGCATTGGATTCTTTGATAATATTACTCTGTCCACATACGATCATTTGGCTCATTTCTACGATGCCGCTGAATGGTTTGTGAATAATCAGGATAGAAAAACAGGTGGCTGGCCAAATCCAGTTAAGAGAAGTCTACTCGGATTTCAGGAATTAAAATCCGGTTGGTTGTCTGCTATGGGACAGGGTCATGCGATATCCGTGCTGGCACGAGCTTATTGGCAGTCTGGAGGGGATAAGCGCTATTTGAAAGCTGCAACCAACGGACTCAAGCCATATAAGGTTCTATCGAAAGATGGAGGTGTTTTGGCACAATTTATGGAACAATATAATTg gtaTGAAGAGTATCCAACGACTCCTGCGTCTTTTGTACTAAATGGATTTATTTACTCTTTGCTTGGGTTGTACGATTTAAATTGTACTGCTCCCGCGGGTATTGCAAGAGAAGCTGGAAAGCTCTTCAATCAGGGAATGCACTCCCTGAAAAAGATGCTTCTTCTCTACGACACTGGCTCCGGGACAATATATGATTTAAGGCATTTGAGTTTAG GTGTAGCACCAAATTTAGCCCGATGGGACTATCACGCAACGCATGTAAATCAGCTTCTTCTCCTAGCTACCATCGATTCCGATCCAATTATTTCAACAACTGCCGATCGATGGAAAAGTTATATGTTTGGCAAAAGAGCAAAAcacaactaa